In Acidimicrobiia bacterium, the sequence GGCTCGCGGACCTTCCCGCGCGCCGCGCCGAGCTGCAGACCGTCCGCCTGCACCGCCAGGAGCTCCTCGCGGTGTGCCCGCCGGGGACCGACGTGCGCGACCGGTTCCCCGTCACACGCTTCCGCGACACGCCGATCGTCACGTCGCCGCCTGGCACCTCGACGCGCGACCTGCTGGAGGACGCGCTGCGGTCGCGGCGCGTCGAGCCGACGGTCGCGGTGGAGACGAACCAGCGCGAGGCGATCGTGCCGCTCGTCCTCGCGGGCGCGGGCGTCGCGCTCCTGCCCGCACCACTCGCGCGCGTCGCCGCGGACCAAGGCGCGGTCGTCGCCCCGTTGACGCCGGCCGTGACGCGCACGATCGGGCTGCTGCACCGGCCCGGCCCGCTGTCACCCGCGGCACGCGCGTTCGTGGAGCTCTCGACCGCCCACCACCCGACCGTTCTGTGAAGCGTCATGCACACATGTTGTGGCTGACGCTTCCGAGAACCGCGGCGCCTCAGCCCGTCGTGAGCGCGACCGCGTTGGGCGGTGACAGCACCGACTGCGCC encodes:
- a CDS encoding LysR substrate-binding domain-containing protein, with amino-acid sequence MDLRQVEYVLAVVDHRGFTRAATALHVAQPSLSQGVRRLEAELGVSLFERAGRRVVLTEAGEAFVGPARRVLREVASLEEAVAAVAGMTAGTLDLVSLPTLAADPLAPLVGRFRVAHPGVSVRVADPEDAGAVADMVADGRCELGLADLPARRAELQTVRLHRQELLAVCPPGTDVRDRFPVTRFRDTPIVTSPPGTSTRDLLEDALRSRRVEPTVAVETNQREAIVPLVLAGAGVALLPAPLARVAADQGAVVAPLTPAVTRTIGLLHRPGPLSPAARAFVELSTAHHPTVL